From a single Candoia aspera isolate rCanAsp1 chromosome 10, rCanAsp1.hap2, whole genome shotgun sequence genomic region:
- the LOC134503525 gene encoding phospholipase A2 inhibitor NAI-like has protein sequence MKHLLFFTALVATANGLSCQCSGLQGCSKDVCSVTNGSCFSFQGESIIERKKAVQLTLKGCQDSAAVSNICKEGVLFMLSGKDFYLMSNVACSDKDQCNKNVTAELKKKDISSRSQTCPSCFALSQKSCDSHQIYCTRLQDKCFTLIGTIRRGMSAAEELIAKGCATATASIYKNGTTLPFGNVSYYLLSVHFEEARNGVSQISSCLSFAVLLPGVLVFWLDKCLY, from the exons ATGAAACATCTTCTTTTTTTCACTGCTCTGGTAGCTACAG CAAATGGCCTGAGCTGCCAGTGTTCTGGCTTGCAAGGTTGCAGCAAAGATGTTTGTTCAGTCACCAACGGCAGCTGTTTTTCATTTCAGGGAGAAAGTATTATCG agagaaaaaaggcagTGCAACTTACACTTAAAGGCTGCCAGGACAGTGCAGCGGTTTCTAACATCTGCAAGGAAGGGGTTTTGTTCATGTTGTCAGGGAAGGATTTTTATCTGATGAGCAATGTTGCGTGTAGTGACAAAGATCAGTGCAATAAGAATGTCACTGCAG AACTTAAGAAGAAGGACATTTCCAGCAGGAGCCAGACATGCCCTTCGTGTTTTGCTCTCAGTCAGAAATCATGTGATTCCCACCAAATATACTGCACCAGACTCCAGGACAAATGTTTCACTCTCATCGGGACAATCAGAAGAG GTATGTCTGCAGCTGAAGAGCTCATTGCAAAGGGATGTGCTACTGCAACAGCCAGCATCTATAAAAATGGTACCACACTGCCCTTTGGAAATGTATCGTATTATCTTTTAAGTGTCCACTTTGAGGAAGCCAGAAATGGTGTCAGCCAGATTTCCAGTTGCCTGTCTTTTGCTGTTCTTCTGCCTGGTGTCCTTGTGTTCTGGCTGGACAAATGTCTGTATTGA